A stretch of Desulfovibrio subterraneus DNA encodes these proteins:
- a CDS encoding TRAP transporter large permease produces MEALLHDPALWALLLFVIPLLLRVPIAVALGGAALAVAWNWDLGYEMLSYNFYAGVAKFPLLAIPFFILAGIIMEKAGIAARIVDLMKALVGSMTGGLAIATVAVATFWGAVSGSGPATVAALGLILIPGMACAGYDKPFATAVVSVTSGLAIVIPPSIAFIVYGGVANVSVPALFAAGFIPGIVVALCIVTAVWIISHKHGYRGTCEPDAPSVGKAFRRAFWGVMTPVIILGGIYGGVFTPTEAAAVAVFYGLFVGVFIYRTITSVSELFEIFASTVHGTAVVMIVVTCAGLFSWVGSTVGLIEKASSVLLGISQNQWIILFMINIILLLAGMVLDAISIYYVFLPIMLPLIKHFSWDPIWFGVMMTINLAIGQVTPPVAVNLYVGANISGLTMEEISKPALPLILAALIALAIVVAFPSLSTFMPALLGLSG; encoded by the coding sequence ATGGAAGCTCTGCTGCACGATCCGGCCCTCTGGGCCCTTTTGCTTTTCGTGATCCCCCTGCTGTTGCGGGTTCCCATTGCCGTGGCACTTGGCGGTGCCGCCCTTGCCGTGGCATGGAACTGGGATCTGGGGTACGAAATGCTTTCGTACAACTTCTACGCCGGTGTGGCCAAATTTCCGCTACTGGCCATACCCTTCTTCATCCTCGCCGGCATCATCATGGAAAAGGCGGGCATTGCCGCACGCATTGTTGACCTGATGAAGGCGCTGGTGGGCTCCATGACCGGCGGGCTGGCCATAGCCACCGTAGCGGTTGCCACCTTCTGGGGAGCCGTCAGCGGCTCCGGTCCGGCAACCGTGGCGGCACTGGGGCTCATTCTCATTCCCGGCATGGCCTGTGCCGGTTACGACAAGCCCTTTGCCACGGCGGTGGTTTCGGTGACATCCGGCCTTGCCATTGTCATTCCACCGAGCATTGCCTTCATCGTATACGGGGGCGTTGCCAACGTCTCTGTTCCGGCCCTGTTCGCCGCCGGTTTCATACCTGGCATTGTGGTGGCGCTGTGTATTGTCACGGCAGTGTGGATCATCAGCCACAAGCACGGCTATCGTGGCACCTGCGAGCCGGATGCTCCCTCTGTCGGCAAGGCATTCCGCCGCGCCTTCTGGGGTGTCATGACGCCGGTGATCATTCTCGGCGGCATATACGGCGGGGTATTCACCCCCACAGAGGCGGCTGCCGTGGCTGTTTTCTACGGCCTGTTCGTGGGCGTTTTCATCTACAGGACAATTACCTCGGTCAGCGAACTGTTCGAGATCTTTGCCTCAACAGTGCATGGCACGGCCGTGGTGATGATCGTGGTAACCTGCGCGGGATTGTTTTCGTGGGTCGGTTCCACCGTGGGACTTATCGAAAAGGCATCGTCGGTATTGCTGGGCATTTCGCAGAACCAGTGGATCATCCTGTTCATGATCAATATCATTCTGCTGCTGGCAGGCATGGTGCTGGACGCCATATCCATTTACTACGTCTTCCTGCCCATCATGCTGCCGCTAATCAAACACTTCAGCTGGGACCCCATCTGGTTCGGGGTGATGATGACCATCAACCTCGCCATCGGGCAGGTTACGCCCCCTGTCGCAGTGAACCTGTACGTGGGGGCCAACATATCCGGCCTGACCATGGAAGAGATAAGCAAGCCCGCCCTGCCGCTTATTCTGGCGGCGCTCATCGCGCTGGCCATTGTGGTGGCGTTTCCGTCGCTGTCCACGTTCATGCCTGCCCTGCTGGGCCTGAGCGGCTAA